The Ziziphus jujuba cultivar Dongzao chromosome 5, ASM3175591v1 genome segment gttgaaaAATATGTGGATATAACAAGTGAAAAGAATAACAAGCcaattattgattaaattttaaaatttaataagttcAGTGTTAACCCTCGTACTTTATCACTTTTGCATATAATTTTCAACATATActagtaataaaaatttttttacaacACATTCACGCGTCTTATCTCTTCAATTTCCGTTGCTCcaactttttcttcctttcctcTGGTAAATTAATCTGTAAATTTCCCTCATCCGTCTTGACTCACCTCATGGTGAAAATTATATGCAACTTTATAAATTCCCTCATGCGTCTTGATTCACCTCACGTTGAAAATTATGTGCAACGTCACCTCGGTGGCTGCAATATTTCCTCCTCTGGTAATTAAATTAATCTGTAAATTTGGAATAATTTGGCAGACTTTGGAGCTTATAAATATGTTAAAGAAAAACATGATTAAGAAATAATGTGTTATAAATTGGTGCCATAGTtagaaattaagaattttagCAACCATAAGTTTACAGAAGTCGAAATTAGAATCCATCTCAGAACCATAAATATTGCGCATCAAATTATACTTGCTAGAGGGCCACTCTATGCTAAATTTTGGATGATCAGAATTAACAAACACATTAGtcgaaccaaaaaaagaaaaattagtccTACAAAATTTGTTGTTCAAGAGTTGTTTGGTTCTCATAAAATACAAAAGATGACCATATATATACCCAATCCactaattatacatatatttattatttatatacatgaATGTGTCCAATTTGCAGTAAAAAGTAAAACGAATATTAACAACCCTTTAAAAAATACGGTACcgtatacataataataataataataagccaGTACTGAATGGATTTGAAGATAAAGCCCTCtttgactatatatattttgaaaaaaacaaatgtgacttagaaatttaagaagaaaaaagctGCAAATTTGATTTAGAGATAAGACCCTTTTTGccaatatataaaagaattgcAACATAGAAATTTAAGGAGAAAAAGAGTTGCAAATTTTAATTAAGGTACttatataaaaacattttttatgctAATCAGagcaacatatatgtatataattttatgcTACGTAATGTTGTTTAATTATCTGAATAAATGGCCAGATTTATTTAGAAACAGAAATAGGGAAGTTCCATATATTCcattaaaaatgtaatatattttttgtattgctTTTTCAATTTATGCTGTAGAAATTTCAGCGCATGTCAATAATTGTCATTAGCaatttaagcaaaaaaataaagaaataaaaaatctgtcattagcaaatataattacaataacAGTGTTTCAGCACTAATTCAAAACAAACTCATGCATGACTGAAACAAATGCTGTCAGAAAGATATCAATCTTGGCAATAATTGATCAAGAGTACTATTTCTCAAAAACCATgagtataatttatatatatatatatctatatacataaattTTCTCTCATCTCAAATGTTCTAGACAATTTATTTGAGAGACtttaaattacatttaaatataattagacatttttaatatttaatcaattattggtttacatgtaatttaaaatttcttcATTTAGGATTTCTTGATAAGAGAATCTGAAAGCTCCTTGGTCTCTTTCTTTAGCTGTGGTGCACTTTATAGGGTTGTGACAATGCCATCCaactatattaaattattaagcaATAGTTTTCGACTTTATCAGAAGTTGCCCATTAAATCAAAGTtggacccccccccccccccccaaaaaaaaaaaaaaaaaagaaaaaaaagcattcaTGCTAGCTTTGTGCAGTGAAATTCTTAGGATTATATCCTGGTCTGCAATTATTGTATGCTTAGTCAAATACTATTCTTGTTAGATAAATATCTTATTTTCCTCCCCCACTACCCTGTTTCCCCCACTTGATAATGGTATATATACGatgattattaaattaatagttttcttttaaaaaaaaaaaatttatataataaattaataatattctcCCACGTGTGACGAAGCAAAACTAaattgcaaccaaaaaaaacaaaaaaaaaaaaaaaaaaggaagaaagagatGACACTAACATTTTACGTGGACATACTGAAAGAAGAAacgtttattttgttatttaattcGACTTTATCTAAAATGACCACTATTTGGAAAAACGCATAGCTTTCAACGACATAATTACGAGACACAGAGATAGAGAATGACAGAGTATATGCTTTCTAGCTagttaattaattcttttaaggGTGGATTGCCATTTGGATCTGGGTTtggtttagaatttaaaaagatGGGGTTTCTGTGATTTGTCCCACGTCCACCAACATCAAAAATCGAGAAAATATCAATGACACGAGCCAATTAATAGCCACCATTTTTTATTTCGAACAAAACAAGGAAGAAAAtgattgtaaaaaaataaaactgactGTGCAAGCCTCCTCcattattacatatatagtaAAAACAGAGAAAATCTATTTGCGGATACTATTATCTGGCCTAACGTGGAAAATTGTCACTGTCACATTCGTCTCCTTGTTCTGGGTGCTGCCAAAAATCACACCCTCTTCCAAAAACTgagtctctctctttcttttttttcgtcACTGGGGAACTCGCTGATAAAAGCTTTCATCCCCATCACCATTACCCTTCTTCTATCATTTTACTCTGTTTTGGGCTTTTCACCAAACGTCATATTTCTCATTGGAACTGTTTCTTACTTTCTTTATCTGTTCGTTTTAGTtctccacccccccccccccaaaaaaaaaaaaaaaaaacaaaaacccatcTCATATATATTCCGGACATTATATAGATTAAGAATATGCACTGTTGGTTAGCTTCAAAAGATGAGAAATTTTCTTGAATTCCGGTCCTAGTGTACAAAATCAAGTACAAGAAAATTACATGTTTTGAAAATGGAAAGGAAACTCATATGGGCATTTTTTAGGCCATATGTAAGgcagtcaattttttttttttctcatttttacaGCAAACGGGGAAGATTTATTTTGTGACAgagatttttctcttttcaatcCTACAACTgtacagttaaaaaaaaaaaacagatgttACACAAAAGAAGAAGCAGAGAaggaaacagagaaaaaaaaaaatacagggtTTTTAGCCCTTCAAACAAAAATCGAAAGGGCTTAAAACTACccaaaaggacaaaaaaaaaaaaaaaaaagacaattaagAGGAAAAATAACACACTTACATTTACAAACTTTTTAAAGGTGCAAGTGACTAATTATCCCAAAACAAACTCCCAAAGCTGCTTGAAATCACACTGCTCTCTGTCACTCCCAACTCATTACCCACGTAACTACAACAATTCTCCACATTCTGCATCCATGGCGGCGGATAAACCCACCCATCCTCCGAGTCCACAAACACAAACTCATTGCTCAACTCGGACGATTCATAACTCGTCCCCAGACTCGGCAACTTAACGATCTCGCTCAGTTCATCCGACTCCGTCCCCAAGTCGATAGCCGAAACAAGCGACGACAGCGACGACGACGATGACGATAATGTGGAGGACGAGAGCGAGGGCGGCGAGTCGAATTTGTGCATTTGGGCGGCTTTGGTGGCTGCGGCTTGGATATCGCGGGGAGAGAGTGAAACCGGACGAGGCAGCAAGTCAACCAAGTGGGGAAAGTTGAGAATCGCCGAGTTTCCCTTGATGCTCAGAGCCGCGACGTCGTGGGCTCTGGCAGCCATTTCAGGGGTAGGGAAAGTTCCGAGCCAAATGCGGGATTTCTTGCGAGGCTCGCGGATTTCAGAGACCCATTTGCCCCAATTCCGCATTCGAACTCCTCTGTAAACAGGGTGTTTGCTGGAGTCTCGAATGCGCTTGATCTTCTTATTGGGTTCTTCATCATGAGATGACTGCTGGGATTTGATGTTGGAGAGTGAGTGAGTCGAGCCTGAGCCTGCTGAGGATGGTGAaggtggtgatgaagatgaagatgagtTGGAGCTGCTGCTCTCTGTTTCTGAACTTTGGGCTTCAGTGCTCATTCTTTtgactttctatatatatatatatatatagaatatagaATATAGATATGGGATTGTATTTTTGCTATTTTCACCAAACAAGTTGAGAGTGTGTGAATTATGAGAGGAGTGAGGAGAGTGTTGGTGGGGGGTTTGAgagaaggaaagagagagaaagagctgTGCTGTTGGTGAAgaagcaaagaaaatggaaatggaaaaggaAGGCTCTCATGCAAGTTTAGAGATTATGTTATATGAGGTGTTGAGCAATCGTTGATCAATTCGGTCCATCATTTCGCAATAAGTCATACAACATTTATATAAAGACtataagagaaagagagagagcgagagtgagagagagagatattggACCCACAAGAGAAACGGGTCGCCCTGCTGGGGCCAATGGTACAATGGGTCCACTTCTTTTTATATACACGCAAAACCACCCCCCCAATTAATATttcctttactttttttttttttttccctgatttTTTACCTGTTTCACCTATGTTTCACTGTTCAATTATCCTCTTGTTTTGTGTGTTCTCTCCCACTTCTGTCCCTTGACCGACCTATGTGTTGTCATCTCTTTGCCCTTCTCTACTTCTTTCCAATCTTATAgaagatttaattatttaagcaGCTTCACTATTCTTTCTTCTATAGACATCTTTTCAacccaaaaagaagaagagaagaaaaacatCTACTTCACAAGTGTCCCTAGCTTGGTGGGTTAGggagtttttatatttttaatactcTGAGGTCGGCAAACGAGGATTTTTATAGTATCATCATAtattaagttgattttttggATGATTGTTTtggataatattaaatattataagcCAATATGTAGATCAGTCCCCAAGCAAAGTTCAccgtatatatgtgtataaaaatggtaaaaattgataaaaacaccATCTTTAGTAATTAGGACCTCTTTTAAATagtaatttggttaaaaaaaaccaaacgaATTGTGCGTTTAGGGTTAATTTGTAGatgtgttataatttttttcttgaggTGTTTAAAGTCCCGCACGTATATGAATTTGTTTCGGTGAGTGATCGATTGTCCAATTCATGGTCCGGTAGtagttgcattgaacaccaactTTAAGCCACCAAACAGAAATCAACACCTCATTCTGGATCTGGGTCCCAAAACCCTAATATGATATCGGGCTGGAAAGCCATGGTTCAAAATATGTATAGCATTGCCACGATTATACAGCACCTTAACCCTAATAAATGAACTCTACCCCACTTGTTAAAAATGACAATTCCGTGGCTATTTATATAATCAAATGGGCCCCTCCAACCAGGTGTCACCAGAATCTGAATcattacaaaatttttattatacacATCATCAGCTGTAGTGTACGATTAATCTTTAAAGAAAGACATATAAATGTAAAATGACAAAATCACATGCTTTATTTAATTACCATTTTGGTTATTTTGACCACCTGAGCTGTACATGTTTCCTATGGATACAAATACACGCTGGTTCTGCTTCACTATTATTGGGAATTTCTACGTACAGCCGCTAgaaaggaaaattgtggtaaaaCCCTTTTAAAATTGGATAGTGTGGttcataattatataaatgattCATAAAGTcaataatgttatttataaaataactaaTATTTGAAAGTAATAACATTGTCGATAAACAAGCTAATATGttccataaataaaataatacagatTATTTATAAATTGGATAATATTGTCCATAAATTAAAAGTAACATTTTTAATACTTTTCCAATTTAAAGGGTTGTACCATAGCTtgatgcattattattattcactATTTATACATTTTTCCTCTCCAAGTTTCTATCTACCTCTTACATATTAATTTTCGTATTTTAGCGTGGCTTTTGAAAAGTAAtggtataaataataaatgattttttgtCTTGGCATTTCCATTGGGTACATTCTATTGATCTgcaattatcattaattttcttaaatttttattgaaaatgccAATTGTTTTGGGAAATTTGACAGCTAGTACAGATATACACTTATGCAAATGTGAATATTGAGAAGAGGTAACTCTGGACAGGGTTTCAAACTCTGTACGGGTGCATGCATATATTTTATTCcatatttatgttgtttttttcatttctgaAAAAAcgtcaaacaaaacaaaaaacaagagaAATAAGATACTGCAGT includes the following:
- the LOC107420677 gene encoding dehydration-responsive element-binding protein 3 — its product is MSTEAQSSETESSSSNSSSSSSPPSPSSAGSGSTHSLSNIKSQQSSHDEEPNKKIKRIRDSSKHPVYRGVRMRNWGKWVSEIREPRKKSRIWLGTFPTPEMAARAHDVAALSIKGNSAILNFPHLVDLLPRPVSLSPRDIQAAATKAAQMHKFDSPPSLSSSTLSSSSSSLSSLVSAIDLGTESDELSEIVKLPSLGTSYESSELSNEFVFVDSEDGWVYPPPWMQNVENCCSYVGNELGVTESSVISSSFGSLFWDN